In the genome of Lynx canadensis isolate LIC74 chromosome X, mLynCan4.pri.v2, whole genome shotgun sequence, one region contains:
- the LOC115507660 gene encoding AP-4 complex subunit sigma-1-like produces the protein MIQFFLMVNKQGQTRLSKYYEHVEINKCTLLETEVIRSCLSRSNEQCSFIEFKDFKLIYRQYATLFIVVGVNDTENEMTIYEFIHNFVEVLDEYFSHVSELDIMFNLDKVHIILDEMVLNGCIVETNRARILAPLLILDKISES, from the coding sequence ATGATACAATTTTTCCTCATGGTGAATAAACAAGGGCAGACCCGACTTTCTAAATACTATGAACATGTGGAGATTAATAAGTGTACACTTCTGGAAACGGAAGTCATAAGGAGCTGTCTCTCCCGATCCAATGAGCAATGCTCTTTCATTGAATTTAAGGATTTTAAGCTGATATATCGACAGTATGCAACTCTCTTCATTGTGGTTGGAGTTAATGACACTGAGAACGAGATGACAATTTATGAATTCATCCATAACTTTGTGGAAGTTTTAGATGAGTACTTCAGCCATGTGAGTGAATTAGATATAATGTTTAATTTGGATAAAGTACACATTATTTTGGATGAGATGGTGTTGAATGGCTGCATTGTGGAAACGAATCGGGCAAGAATTCTTGCCCCTCTACTCATTCTTGATAAAATTTCAGAAAGCTGA